The Pseudomonas sp. KU26590 genomic sequence GCTGCTGATTTCCCTGTGCAGCACCGCGCCGCTGTTGTACGGCAATCAGATCGCCACCCACCACGACGTCACCTATGTGCGTCACCCGGAAAGCTACACGCGCACGTTCCGCCTGCTCTACCGGACCATGACGCCGATCATGCTGTCGCGGATCAAATCGCTGCTGACGGTGAGCGCCTTCTCCAAGGGCGAAATCTCGCAGTTTTACAAATTCCCGGAGAAGAAAATCTTCGTGGTGCCCAATGCCGTCAGCGGTGCGTTCCAACCGGGCCCGCCGCTCAAAGAGCAACAGGACTACCTGCTGGCGGTGTCTTCGCCCAGTGCACACAAGAATTTCAGCCGGATGATTCAGGCGTTCCTGCTGCTGCGCGGCCACGATGATCTGCAGCTGCGCATCGTCGGTGGCGCCAGCGGGATCTTCAGCGACGACAACCTGCAACGCCTGGCCAGTCGTGACCCGCGCATCCGCTTTCTGGGGCGCCTGAGCGATGAGGAACTGATCAGCCAGTACCAGGGCGCAACCGCCTTTGTGTTTCCGTCGCTGTATGAAGGCTTCGGCATTCCGCCCCTGGAAGCTCAGGCGTGTGGTTGCCCGGTGCTGGCAGCAAACGCGGCGTCGATTCCTGAAGTGCTGCAGGCCAGCGCGCTGTATTTCGACCCGCTGGACATTGACCACATGGCCGCCGCCATGGGACGCATTCTGACCGACATGCCGCTGCGCCTGTCCCTGCGCCGACGCGGGCTGAACAACGTCACGCGGTTTTCCTGGGAAGAGTCGGCACGACAGGTGTCCCAACGCATCGACGCGCTACTGAGTCCGGCCAGAGACCGACGCAGCAGCCAGGGCAGCGATGCCCTGGGTCGCGAATCGTCCAGCAACTGAGGCACTGCAATGAAACGCCTTGCCTATCTCGACGCATTGCGCGGCATCGCCGCCTTGATGGTGGTCTTCACCCATTTGTACGAACCGGTCATCGGTCACGACTGGGTGCTGGATTACCTGATCGACCCCGGCAAGTTAGGGGTGCTGTGGTTTTTCATGATCAGCGGCGTAGTGATTCCCTACAGCCTCAAGCCGGTGCCCGACGGCGCCCGCCGCTTTCTGATCTCGCGCTTCATGCGCCTGTACCCGGCCTACTGGCTGTCACTGGTGCTGTTTGTGCTGATGCTTCAGTTGACCGGCGCGCCGCTGCCGCCCTGGCCGCAGATCGTCGCCAACCTGACGATGGTGCAGACGGCACTGGGCTTCAACGACGTGATCGGCCTGTACTGGACGCTGTTCATTGAACTGGTGTTCTACGGTCTGTGCCTGGGGTTGTTCATCGCCGGCAAGCTCTACGACCTGGCGTACCGGGCGCGCTGTTCGCTGGTGTTTCTGCTCGCTGCGCTGGCGTTGGGCATTGCCCGCGCGCTGACCGAACACAAACTGCCGGTGGCGCTGCCCCTGGCGTTGTCGCTGATGTTCTTCGGCTCGGTGTGGCGCCAGTGGTTGCTGGCTGAACACAGCGCGGCGCTGACGCAGAACCTGAAAATGCTGTTTGTTGCCTTCACCGTGCTGTTGCCGCCGACGCTGATCATGGCCTACAGCGAAGACATGGGCACCGGCGAAACCTGGGGGCGTTACTGCTTCACCTACGCCGTGGCCATTGTCAGCTTCGTGCTGCTGACCCGCAGTGTGCGTCTGAATCACCCGGCGCTGGTCTGGCTGGGCGCAGTGAGTTACACGCTGTACCTGCTGCACCCGTCGATGGGCATGCTCAGCGCATTCCTGCTGCGCGGCACCGACGCACCGGCCCTGCTGGTGGCGCTGGTCGCGACAGTGCTGACCCTCTGCGCCGCCCATCTGTGCTTTCGCTGCATCGAACACCCTTTCATCCAGCTCGGAAAACGCCTCAATAACCGCAACGCCAAGACGCAGCCTGTGAGCGTCTGATTTAGCGCCTGCGCACATGGAAAGGCATGGAATCGCCCTCGCGAGCTTCGCTCGACGTGCCGGGCGTCCCTCAGCCGTTAATGCAGAGAATTCCAATGAAAATTGCAATCGTCCACGACTGGTTGGTGACGTACGCCGGTGCCGAAAGGGTTTTGGCATCGCTGATCAACATCTGGCCCGAGGCGGATCTGTTCTCCGTCATCGATTTCCTTAGCGACCAGGACCGCGCCCAGTTGGGCGGCAAAGTCGCGAAAACCACGTTCATCCAGCGCCTGCCCAAGGCCAAGACCAAGTACCAGCGCTACCTGCCGCTGATGCCGATGGCCATCGAGCAACTGGACCTGTCCGGTTACGACCTGATCATCAGCAGCAGCCACGCGGTGGCCAAAGGCGTGTTGTGCGGGCCGGACCAGTTGCACATCAGCTACGTGCACTCGCCGATCCGCTACGCCTGGGACCTGCAGCATCAGTACCTCAAAGAGGCGAACCTGAGCAGCGGCCTGAAAGGCAAAGTGGCGCGGATGATCCTGCACTACATGCGCATGTGGGATCAGCGCACTGCCGCCGGTGTCGATGACTTCATCGCCAACTCGCACTTCATTGGCGCGCGCATCACCAAGGCCTATCGTCGCGAATCCACGGTGATCTACCCGCCGGTGGACACCCGCGGTTTCGCGCTGCAGGAACAGAAGCAGGATTACTACTTCACCGCCTCGCGCATGGTCCCGTACAAGCGCATGCCGATGATCATCGAAGCCTTCGCGGCGATGCCGAACAAGCGCCTGGTGGTGATCGGCGACGGTCCGGAAATGGAAAAGGCCAAGGCCGCTGCCGCCCACGCGCCGAACGTCACGCTGCTGGGTTATCAGCCGTTTGCGGTGTTGCAGGAACACATGAGCAACGCCAAGGCGTTCGTGTTTGCCGCCGAGGAAGATTTCGGCATCAGCCCGGTGGAAGCCCAGGCCTGCGGCACGCCGGTCATCGCGTTTGCCAAGGGTGGCGTGGTGGAAACGGTCTGCGGTCTGGATCATCCGCAGCCGACCGGCGTGCTCTACCCGGAGCAGAGCGTGGCGTCGCTGATGGCCGCCATCGAGACGTTCGAGATCAACGGTTCACGCATCACCGCGCAAGCTTGCCGGACCAACGCCGAGCGCTTCAGCGAAGCCCGCTTCGAACTGGAAATGCGCCAGTTCGTCGAGACCCGCCTGACTGCTGCCCGTCAAAGCCGCCAGCCTGCGCCCACCCGGCCGATCCAGATCGCGCCGACGCTGGTCAGCAGCGACCTCTCCGCCCGCGTTGTTCCGATCAAATCCGTCTGAGCGAGCCCAGCCTATGCGCACTCCATTAAGGGGCATCCTGCATGCCCATTCATCGTCGCTGTCCGTCGCTCACCGGCTGCTCGATCTGGCGGTCATTGCGGTCGGAGGTTATGGCGTCAACCTGCTCACCGGCACGCCGATGAGCAGCGAAGCCTGGATGCAGATTCTGCTGGCGGCGGTGTCCTTTCACTGGCTCGCCGAATACCACCAGCTGTACGGCTCGTGGCGTGGCGAGCGCATCGTGCGCGAGCTGCTCAAGGTCGCCAATTACTGGGGCCTGGCGTTCGTGCTGTTGCTGTTCGTCGACTACCTGCTGCTGCAGCCCGACGACCTGGCGGACGACAGCCAGATGGCCTGGTTTGCCATCGTACTGCTGGCGTTGTGTGGCTACCGTCTGGCGATTCGTAGCGTGCTGCACACCTTGCGCGCCCAGGGTTTCAACACCCGGCGCGTGGCGATTGTCGGTACCGGTCATTGCGGCGAACGCCTGGCCATGTCGATCGAGCGCGCGCCGTGGATGGGCCTGAACCTGTTGGGCTTCTATGACGAAGCGCCGCAACAGATCGACCTGGCGCGCATCGGCCGACGCATTCCGGTGCTGGGCGATCTGGATGAACTGATCCAGGACGCCCGCAATGGCAAGATCGACAAGGTGTACATCACCCTCGAACTCGGCGCACAAGAACGTTTGCAGGCACTGATCAAAGGCTTGAGCGACACCACTGCGTCGGTCTACGTGATCCCGGACGTATTCATGTTCGAGCTGCTGCACGCCCGCAGCGAAAGCATCAATGGCCTGCCGAGCATCAGCATTTTCGACTCGCCCATGGACGGCGCCTGGAGCGTGGTCAAGCGGCTTGAAGACATCGTGCTGTCGAGCATCATCCTGACGATGATCGCCCTGCCACTCATGCTGATCGCCATGGCGATCAAGCTTACCTCCCCCGGCCCGGTGCTGTTCCGTCAACGCCGATACGGCCTGGACGGACGGTCAATCATGGTCTGGAAATTCCGCAGCATGAGCGTGCAGGAAAACGGCAACGTGGTCACCCAGGCCACGCGCAACGACAGCCGCATCACGCCACTGGGCGCGTTCCTGCGGCGTACCTCGCTGGACGAGCTGCCGCAGTTCTTCAACGTGCTGCGCGGCGAGATGTCCATCGTCGGCCCGCGCCCCCACGCCGTGGCGCACAACGAGCAGTACCGCAAGCAGGTGTCGGGCTACATGCTGCGGCACAAGGTCAAGCCGGGCATCACCGGTTGGGCACAGATCAACGGCTGGCGCGGCGAAACCGACACGCTGGACAAGATGCAGAAACGCGTTGAATTCGACCTGCAGTACATCGAGCACTGGTCGGTCTGGCTGGACCTGAAAATCATCCTGCTGACGCTCTTCAAAGGCTTCGTCAACAAGAACGCTTTCTAAAAGAAAATCTGCCAACAACAATAATAATAATGGCCAAGGGCTAGTAAGCTTGGCGGGAGGTGCCCGGGTGCATGAACGAATGTGATCCGATGTTCGGTGTAAGTAAGGGATGCAAAGAAATCACTGCGGTGCCAGTACGCACCTATTAGTAGGATGAGAAGGAACATTCATATGAAAGTAACGTTAGCGGTCGTGCTGCTTTCCAGTCTGGTGTTGCAAGGCTGCGCATTCGCCCCCGGTCAGTACATGTCTTACAGCGATGTCACCGAAAAAGACCCAGACGGTCCCCAGGTCACGCTGATCAACATTACCCCCGCCACCCTGGCGCAGCAGCAGAAGACGGCGGACGCAGCGGCCAAACCGCTGCCCCCGGAACTGCTGAATTACAAGACGCCTGAATACATCGTCGGCCCGGGCGACGCCTTGCTGGTGACCGTTTTCGAACACCCTGAACTGACCGCGCCCGGCTCCCAGGAACAACTGGACGCCAACAGCCGTGAAGTGCTGAACGACGGCACCGTGTTCTTCCCGTACGTGGGCCGTATCCAGGCCGCCGGCAAGACCGTTTCGCAGATCCGCGACCAACTGCGCATGGGTCTGGCGCCGCAGTACACCGAAGTGAAAGTCGACGTCAAAGTGCTGCGTTACAACAGCCAGCGCGTCCTGCTCTCGGGTGCCTTCAAATCGGCTGGCCCGCAACCGATCACCAACATTCCGCTGAGCCTGGTTCAGGCCATCAGCCAGGCCGGTCTTGATTCCACCGACGCCAACCTTGCCGGCCTGACCCTGCGTCGCGACGGCAAGGATTACGTGATCGACGTGGACTCGCTGAACCGCAAGGATTCGCAGATCAGCAAGATATTCCTGAAAGACGGCGACTACCTGCACCTCAACAGCAACTCGAAGAACAAGATCTACGTGCTGGGCGAAGTTCAGCGCCCACAAGTGATCTCGTTCAGCACCACCAGCGTGACCTTGCTGGAAGCGCTCGGCACCTCTGGCGGCTTGAGCCCTGACGCAGCCGATGGCGATGCGGTGTATGTGATTCGTGCACAGGACGCCACCCACGGCGCGACGGTGTATCACCTGTCCGCGAAGAAGCCGACCAGTTATGCGCTGGCGAAAGGCTTTGAACTGGCGGCCCAGGACGTGGTGTTTGTCGGCCCGGCCAACATCACCCGCTGGAGCCGTTACGTGAGCCAGTTGCTGGGGTCGAACAACATCATCCAGACGGGTGCGATGTTCAAGAATTGAGTGCCAGCTTCAAGCGACAAGTCTGAAGCTTCAAGCTGACAGCAGAGCAACAGAGGAATCCCCGCAGTGGTCCGACTGCGGGGATTTTTTTTGCGCGGGATTTGGTACGTGGAAGTGTTGCCGGGGCAACAGTGAATCAACAGATGGGTGGGTGTGAATCAACAGCCGGGGAGTTGCAGCGATGCGTATTCGCTGGATTCACGGGGACGGCAGCACATGGCGAGCGCTGGCACGCATGCTGCTTTAGTACCGTCAAAGGGTCTTCACGCCCATCACTTTCGCGTTGAACGCGGCCTGCACGGTGCCAAGCACCTCGGGTGACTGACCCCAAGGAAACAACACATGTTGGTAGTCTCGATTTCAGGTAGCCCTTCCCCACGATCCCGCTCCGGCGTGGTGCTGCAACATGCTGCGCACTGGCTCAAGGACCGTGGCGTCGAACTGAACGGCGTGCGTATTCAGGATTTCAACGCCGAAGACTTGCTCTACGCCAAGTTCGACAGCCCGCAGGTGGTGGCTTTTATCGAAGCGGTGGCAAAGGCAGACGGCTTGCTGATCGGCACGCCGGTGTACAAGGCGTCGTTTTCGGGGGCGTTGAAGACGCTGCTCGACCTGCTACCGGAGCGGTCACTGCAGGGCAAAGTGGTCTTGCCGATCGCCACGGGGGGGAGCATTGCGCACATGCTGGCGGTGGATTACGCGTTGAAGCCAGTGCTGTCCGCGTTGAAATGCCAGGAAGTGCTGCATGGGGTGTTCGCCATCGATAGCCAGATCAGCTACGGCGAGAACGCACTGGGCGGTGATCTGGATGAACTGCTGACCCAGCGTCTGCATGAGGGTCTGGATCATTTTCTACTGGGCCTGCAACACCGGACCCATGCGCGTCACAAGGAAGCGGGCGGGCATTTGAAACTGGCGTTGTAAGGTTTGGGACTCAACCCTGACGTGCTTTCGAAGGGACGCTGACGTCGGCGTTCACTTCACCACGGTTATCGAACGCGTGGGCGCGTTGCAGTTGTGGCTGCTCCATCAGTTGCGCCTTGCGGGCCTGGAATTCGTCGTAGGACAAGCCGCGACGGTTGAGGTCTTCCAGGGCCAGCTGGTGGGTTTCTTCAGCGCTGTAGGGACGCAGTTCGGGATGATTGCCAGCGGCACAACCGGCGAGAACGGAGGCGGAGAGTAACAGGGAGAGGGCAAGAAGACGGTTCATTGGGAGCCTCCATTCGGCTCGTTTCTGGAATGAAGCCAAGGCTACGCCCCGGGCCTTTCCAGCAGAAATCAGTCGTCTTGATAGTGGCTATCGGTTTGGCGCGCAATTGTGTGTTCCGCGATCTATCTAAGTGTAGAGTGCGCCGGCCTAACGGCCTCCGGTTTCGCCTTCGGCGAGTTACTTGGAAAAGCACCCCAAGTCGCGTTTGGCGGTGACTGGACTTTTTGCATTCGAAGATCAAGATCAAAAGCTTCCCGGCTGAAGCCGGTCCTACGGACACCGCGCACCCACTGTAGGACCGGCTTCAGCCGGGAAGAGGCCGGCATGACCGTCATCAATTTTTGGCAAGGTACGCCTAACACGTGCGTCGGGGATAAACCCTGTGAAGCTGCTCACTTCCACAGGGTTCAGGGTTGACCCTGAGAAATGATCAGACCAGAAAGTGCCACAACAGCGACGTGCCGATCAGCCCCACCACCGAGACAATGGTCTGCAGCACCGACCAGACCCAAATGGTCTGCTTCAGTTGCAGGCCGAAGTACTCGCGGACCATCCAGAATCCCGCGTCGTTGACGTGGCAGAAGAACACCGAGCCTGCCCCGATCACCAGCGCCACCAGTGACGCTTCCACCGGCGCCAGCCCGGCCATCATCGGCGCAAGAATGCCCGCCGTGGTGGTCGTCGCCACGGTAGCCGAACCGGTCGCCTGACGCAGCGCGACCGCAATCAACCACGCCAGCAGCAGGTACGGCATGTGCGCGCCTTCGGCCACTTTGCTGATGGTCTGGCTGACCCCGGCGTCCAGCAGCGTCTGCTTCAAGCCGCCGCCCGCGCCGATGGTCAACAGCAACACGGCAATCGGCGCGAGGCTTTTACGCAACGTGCCGCCGACTTGCTCACGGGAGATACCATTGGCCCAGCCCAGACACACCGTCGCCGCCAGTACCGCGATGCCCAACGCCACCAGCGGTTCACCGAGGAATTTCAGCGTCAGCGCGATGTTGCTTTCCGGCTCCATGGCGATTTTCGCCAGGGTGCTGCCGAGCATCAGAATCACCGGCAACAGAATAATCAGCAACGAAATGCCGAAGCTCGGCTGACGCGTAGTGCTGGATTTGGCCGAGAACAGCTCGCCCAACTCCGCTGGCTCTTCGATGTGCATGCGCCTGGAGAGCCAGTTGCCATACAGAGGACCGGCCAGAATCACCGCCGGCACCGCCACGCAAAAGCCCAGCAACATGGTCAGGCCCAGATCGGCGTGCAACGCAGCGACGGCGATCAGCGGCCCCGGGTGTGGCGGCATCAAAGCGTGCAGAGTGGTCATGCCGGCCAGCGCCGGAATGGCGATTTTCAGCAGCGGCTGATTCGACTGCCGCGCCATGACGAAGATGATCGGCACCATCATCACCAGGCCCACCTCGAAGAACAGCGGCAGGCCGATGACCATGGCCACCAGGGCCATGACCCACGGCAGCTTCTTGCCCTTGCCCAGCCCCAACAGCGTCGACGCAATGCGATCGGCCGCGCCCGATTCGGCCATCATTGCACCGAGCATGGCACCGAGGGCGATGATGATCCCGGCCTCACCGAGAATACCGCCCGCGCCCTTGCTGAACGCCTTGGCCACTGCCTCCGCTGGCAACCCCGCCCCTATCCCTGCGATAAATGTACCCACCAGAATCGACAGAAACGGCGGGAGCCTGGTCGCGCTGATCAGTACAATGATGGTGGCAATGGCGATCAGGCAGCAGATGATCAGGCGGGTGTCATGCAAGACCCAGGCAGCAGACGACAAATCCAACGCGGAACCCCTTATCGTTCGGTTTTTATCTCAAGATGGTTTGAAACAATATGTTTCAACCGGCCGAACCATACCGGATGCGGCATTGCGTCGCAGTTAAATTTTTACAGGATCTGGCTGATTAGCCATGGGGCTCTGACTTGGAACGCCCCTTACGTTGTGGGAGCGAGCTTGCTCGCGAAGGCGGCATTTGAATCCCGCGCGCATTCGATAAGCACCTCGCGCAACCCCTGGGCCGCTGCCGATAACTGATGGTCTGCCTGGGTCATCAAACCGATGCGTCGCTCGATGCGCGGGCTTTCCAGCGCAATGCAGCGGGCGCCGAGTTCTTCCATCTGCGCGATGCACAACGACGGCACGGCGCTGACGCCCAAGCCGTTGGCGACCATGCGCCCGACCGTCGACAGCTGATGGCTTTCGAACGCCACCGACAGCTTGCCATGCTGGCTTTGCAGGTCCTGCTCCAGCAGCAAGCGCACGGCGGACGGGCGTTGCAGGGTGATGAAATCATGACGCAGCAGTTCGTCCCAACTCACTTCGCGGCGTGCGGCCAGTGGAGAATCCTTCGGCACCACCGCGACGAAGCGGTCCATGTAGAACGGCGTGAAGATCAGGTTATTGCCCGCCTCGGGCTCGAAGCCAATGCCCAGCTCCACGCGCCGATGCCCGACCATTTCCACCACCTGTTCGTTGATCACGTCGTGCACCGCGACGTTTACCCTCGGGTAGCGCTCGCGAAACACCTTCAGCGCGATCGGCAGAAGATTGCCCGCGTAGGACGGCATGGCCGCCACCGACACCTTGCCCATCTGCAGGGTGAAACGCTGACGCAGCAGTTCTTCGGTGTTGTCCCAGTCGGCGAGCAACTGCCGGGCAAGAGGCAGCAAGGCCTCGCCCTCTGGCGTCAGGCTGACGTTGCGCGTAGTGCGGGTCAGCAATTGACCGCCCAGGTCTTCCTCCAGCGCCTTGATGGTCAGGCTCAACGCCGGCTGCGACACATGCAGCCGCTCCCCCGCCTGAGCGAAACTCAAGCACTGCGCCACCGCCAGAAACGCCCGAAGCTGTTTCACGTTCATATATTTAGATTACTTATCAATCGATCAAAAAAACAAAATTAACAAATCAGTGCCTGCGAGAGAAGATGCGACCAACGCTATCCGATGCTTAGCTTGTCGGACACAACTACAAATAAGGCGGGATCTCACCATGGCTGGACTCGACAAACGCGTGGCAACCTACGCTGAAGCCCTCGCCGGGCTGACCGACAACATGACCGTGCTGTCCGGCGGCTTCGGACTGTGCGGCATCCCGGAAAACCTCATCGCTGAAATCAAACGCATGGGCGTGAAGGGCCTGACGGTGGTTTCCAATAACTGCGGCGTCGACGGCTTTGGCCTGGGCATCCTTCTGGAAGACCGGCAGATCCGCAAAATGGTCGCGTCCTACGTCGGTGAAAACGCCCTGTTCGAGCGCCAGTTGCTCAGCGGCGAGCTGGAAGTCGAACTTACCCCCCAAGGCACCCTGGCCGAAAAAATGCGCGCAGGCGGCGCCGGCATTCCCGCTTTCTACACCGCCACCGGCTACGGCACGCCTGTCGCAGAAGGCAAGGAAACCCGTCAGTTCAACGGCCGCAACGTGATCCTGGAAGAAGCCATCACCGGCGACTTCGCCATCGTCAAAGGCTGGAAGGCGGACCACTTCGGCAACGTGGTCTACCGTCACACCGCGCAGAACTTCAATCCGGTGGTGGCCACGGCCGGCAAGATCACCGTGGTGGAAGTTGAAGAGATCGTCGAACCCGGCGTGCTGCTGCCCACCGAGATCCATACCCCCGGCATTTATGTCGATCGCGTGATCCTGGGCACGTTCGAGAAGCGCATCGAGCAGCGAACCGTCAGAAAAGCCTGACGTCAGCATCGTCCTCGAACCGATTTTCCCCTTTGTATCTCCGGTTTCCGCAGGCCGGACAGAATAAAAGAGACCCACGATCATGGCACTCTCCCGCGAACAAATGGCACAGCGCGTTGCGCGCGAACTGCAAGACGGCTTCTACGTGAACCTGGGTATCGGCATCCCGACCCTGGTCGCCAACTACGTACCGGACGGCATCGACGTGATGCTGCAATCGGAAAACGGCCTGCTCGGCATGGGCCCGTTTCCTACCGAAGAAACCATCGATGCCGACATGATCAACGCCGGCAAACAGACTGTGACCGCGCGCAAGGGCGCATCGATTTTCTCGTCGGCCGAGTCCTTCGCGATGATCCGTGGCGGCCACGTCGACCTGACCGTGCTCGGCGCGTTTGAAGTGGACGTCGAGGGCAACATTGCGTCGTGGATGATCCCCGGCAAATTGGTGAAGGGCATGGGCGGCGCGATGGACCTGGTGGCAGGTGCCGAGAACATCATCGTCACCATGACCCATGCGTCCAAGGACGGCGAATCCAAGTTGCTGTCGCGCTGCAGCCTGCCGCTGACCGGCGCCGGCTGCATCAAGAAAGTGCTGACCGACCTCGCCTACCTGGAGATCGAAAACGGCGCCTTCGTGCTGCGCGAAACCGCACCGGGCGTGACCGTCGATGAAATCATCGCCAAGACCGCCGGCAAGCTGATCGTGCCGGATGACGTGGTTGAAATGACGTTTTAACGGCGATGGCGCGGTACTTGTAGGAGCGCGCTTGCCCGCGAACCGCAGATGGCCAGACACCCACGCAGTGTCTGAACGAGCCTTTCGCGGGCAAGCGCGCTCCTACAGGATCCGCGTCGTGCCTGGCATTTTGGCCACACCCTGAGCATTCGCCACACCCGTACCTTTGGTCAGACCGCCCTGCCCCTTCAGCGATGAAGGGGCTTTGCTGTCTCTGAGCCGGTGCTTTTTTCGCGTTACCGCCAACACTTGAAACTGCCGTCCTGAAAACCTGAACAATAACTAAAAGAGGTAACACACGTGGCCGCCGACATCGAAGAAAGCCGCTCCGCCCGCTTTGCCCTGCGTTGCGCCAAATGGGCGGAACGCTGGTTCCCGGACTCGTGGGTGTTCGCCGCCCTGGCCGTGGTCATCGTCACCCTCGCCACGCTGGTCATCGGCGCCAAACCCGCCGACACCGCCAAAGCCTTCGGCGACGGCTTCTGGAGCCTGATCCCCTTCACCATGCAAATGGCCTTCGTGGTCATTGGCGGTTACGTCGTCGCCAGTTCGCCGCCTGCGGTCAAACTGATCGACCGCCTGGCGCGCATCCCGAAAAACGGCCGTTCGGCCGTGGCCTGGGTCGCGCTGATCAGCATGGTGGCCTCCTTGCTCAACTGGGGTTTGTCGCTGGTCTTCGGCGGTTTGCTGGTGCGCGCCCTGGCCCGTCGTACCGATCTGAAAATGGACTATCGCGCCGCCGGTGCCGCCGCTTACCTGGGTCTGGGCGCTGTGTGGGCGCTGGGCCTGTCGTCGTCCGCCGCGCAGTTGCAAGCCAACCCGGCCAGCCTGCCGCCGTCAATCCTGGCGATCACCGGGGTGATTCCGTTCACCCAGACGATCTTCCTCTGGCAGTCCGGCGTGATGCTGCTGGCCCTGGTGGTGGTCTCGATCATCGTCGCCTACGCCACAGCGCCTGGCCCGGCCAACGCCCGCGATGCCAAGGAATGCGGCATCGACCCGAGCTTCAGCCTGCCACCGTTGCCGCCGCGCACCCGCCCCGGCGAATGGCTGGAATACAGCCCGCTGCTGATCATTCTAATGGTCGCGCTGGCGTCCGGCTGGCTGTACAACGAGTTCAGCACCAAGCCTGCAATCACCGCGATTTCCGGCCTGAACACCTACAACTTCCTGTTCATCATGGTCGGCGCACTGCTCCACTGGCGTCCGCGCAGTTTCCTCGATGCCGTTGCCCGCGCCGTGCCGACCACCACCGGCGTGCTGATTCAGTTTCCGTTGTACGGCTCGATCGCCGCGTTGCTGACCACGGTCAAGGGCGGCGACGCGCAAACCGTCGCGCACCACATCTCGACGTTCTTCACCGGTATCGCCTCCCACGACACCTACGCGCTGCTGATGGGCGTGTATTCGGGGATTCTCGGGTTCTTCATTCCGTCCGGCGGCGGCAAGTGGATCATCGAAGCGCCGTACGTGATGCAGGTTGCCAACGACCTCAAATACCACCTCGGCTGGGCGGTGCAGATCTACAACGCCGCCGAAGCGCTACCGAACCTGATCAACCCTTTCTACATGCTGCCGCTGCTGGGCGTGCTCGGTCTGAAGGCGCGGGATTTGATCGGCTTCTCGTTCGTGCAATTGCTGGTGCATACGCCGCTGGTGTTGTTCCTGCTTTGGGTGCTGGGCACGACATTGGCGTATGTTCCACCGGTTATGCCATAAATGGGTGAATAAAGCCGGCGGGTATCTGTAGGACCGCCTTTAGCCGGGAAGAAGTCATTCGCCATACCGCAAAATCGAGAGTGCATATGAAGGCCCCTTCCCGGCTGAAGCCGGTCCTACTAAAAGCGCGCGATGTGCCGGTGGGACAGATTCAGCCGGTAAGGAGCCGCCGCGCCAGACGCGCACAACTGGCAGTTTGCGCGTTGATCGGGCTTCAATTCCCGAAACTGTATTCCCGCTCCACCCTGGAAACCCGCGTGGTGCATTGCCGATACCAGGTCGAACGGCCGCGCTCCCGGATTTCCCGATGTTCCGGATGC encodes the following:
- a CDS encoding polysaccharide biosynthesis/export family protein encodes the protein MKVTLAVVLLSSLVLQGCAFAPGQYMSYSDVTEKDPDGPQVTLINITPATLAQQQKTADAAAKPLPPELLNYKTPEYIVGPGDALLVTVFEHPELTAPGSQEQLDANSREVLNDGTVFFPYVGRIQAAGKTVSQIRDQLRMGLAPQYTEVKVDVKVLRYNSQRVLLSGAFKSAGPQPITNIPLSLVQAISQAGLDSTDANLAGLTLRRDGKDYVIDVDSLNRKDSQISKIFLKDGDYLHLNSNSKNKIYVLGEVQRPQVISFSTTSVTLLEALGTSGGLSPDAADGDAVYVIRAQDATHGATVYHLSAKKPTSYALAKGFELAAQDVVFVGPANITRWSRYVSQLLGSNNIIQTGAMFKN
- a CDS encoding acyltransferase family protein, translating into MKRLAYLDALRGIAALMVVFTHLYEPVIGHDWVLDYLIDPGKLGVLWFFMISGVVIPYSLKPVPDGARRFLISRFMRLYPAYWLSLVLFVLMLQLTGAPLPPWPQIVANLTMVQTALGFNDVIGLYWTLFIELVFYGLCLGLFIAGKLYDLAYRARCSLVFLLAALALGIARALTEHKLPVALPLALSLMFFGSVWRQWLLAEHSAALTQNLKMLFVAFTVLLPPTLIMAYSEDMGTGETWGRYCFTYAVAIVSFVLLTRSVRLNHPALVWLGAVSYTLYLLHPSMGMLSAFLLRGTDAPALLVALVATVLTLCAAHLCFRCIEHPFIQLGKRLNNRNAKTQPVSV
- a CDS encoding glycosyltransferase family 4 protein, with the protein product MIVINARFLTQELRGVQRFAEQICLALKQLREDVVFVAPHGIQMHESAKALDVQCIGSHSGHLWEQLDLPLYLRRQGNPLLISLCSTAPLLYGNQIATHHDVTYVRHPESYTRTFRLLYRTMTPIMLSRIKSLLTVSAFSKGEISQFYKFPEKKIFVVPNAVSGAFQPGPPLKEQQDYLLAVSSPSAHKNFSRMIQAFLLLRGHDDLQLRIVGGASGIFSDDNLQRLASRDPRIRFLGRLSDEELISQYQGATAFVFPSLYEGFGIPPLEAQACGCPVLAANAASIPEVLQASALYFDPLDIDHMAAAMGRILTDMPLRLSLRRRGLNNVTRFSWEESARQVSQRIDALLSPARDRRSSQGSDALGRESSSN
- a CDS encoding glycosyltransferase family 4 protein; this encodes MKIAIVHDWLVTYAGAERVLASLINIWPEADLFSVIDFLSDQDRAQLGGKVAKTTFIQRLPKAKTKYQRYLPLMPMAIEQLDLSGYDLIISSSHAVAKGVLCGPDQLHISYVHSPIRYAWDLQHQYLKEANLSSGLKGKVARMILHYMRMWDQRTAAGVDDFIANSHFIGARITKAYRRESTVIYPPVDTRGFALQEQKQDYYFTASRMVPYKRMPMIIEAFAAMPNKRLVVIGDGPEMEKAKAAAAHAPNVTLLGYQPFAVLQEHMSNAKAFVFAAEEDFGISPVEAQACGTPVIAFAKGGVVETVCGLDHPQPTGVLYPEQSVASLMAAIETFEINGSRITAQACRTNAERFSEARFELEMRQFVETRLTAARQSRQPAPTRPIQIAPTLVSSDLSARVVPIKSV
- the ssuE gene encoding NADPH-dependent FMN reductase codes for the protein MLVVSISGSPSPRSRSGVVLQHAAHWLKDRGVELNGVRIQDFNAEDLLYAKFDSPQVVAFIEAVAKADGLLIGTPVYKASFSGALKTLLDLLPERSLQGKVVLPIATGGSIAHMLAVDYALKPVLSALKCQEVLHGVFAIDSQISYGENALGGDLDELLTQRLHEGLDHFLLGLQHRTHARHKEAGGHLKLAL
- a CDS encoding undecaprenyl-phosphate glucose phosphotransferase → MRTPLRGILHAHSSSLSVAHRLLDLAVIAVGGYGVNLLTGTPMSSEAWMQILLAAVSFHWLAEYHQLYGSWRGERIVRELLKVANYWGLAFVLLLFVDYLLLQPDDLADDSQMAWFAIVLLALCGYRLAIRSVLHTLRAQGFNTRRVAIVGTGHCGERLAMSIERAPWMGLNLLGFYDEAPQQIDLARIGRRIPVLGDLDELIQDARNGKIDKVYITLELGAQERLQALIKGLSDTTASVYVIPDVFMFELLHARSESINGLPSISIFDSPMDGAWSVVKRLEDIVLSSIILTMIALPLMLIAMAIKLTSPGPVLFRQRRYGLDGRSIMVWKFRSMSVQENGNVVTQATRNDSRITPLGAFLRRTSLDELPQFFNVLRGEMSIVGPRPHAVAHNEQYRKQVSGYMLRHKVKPGITGWAQINGWRGETDTLDKMQKRVEFDLQYIEHWSVWLDLKIILLTLFKGFVNKNAF